The DNA sequence CGCACGACCTCGGCTTCCTCTTCTACCCGTCCTGGGTCACCGCCTGGCGGCTGACGGGCGACGAGGCATGGCGGACCGGTGCCGTACGGGCGGCCGACTCCCTGATCCAGCGGTACAACCCGCGCGGGCGCTTCATCAGAGCGTGGGGAGCGCTGAACGACCAGGGGAACGCCGGCCGGGTCATCATCGACACGATGATGAACCTCGACCTGCTGGCGTTCGCGAGCGGCCGGACCGGCGACGACACGTACCTGGACATCGCGGTGGAGCACGCGAAGACGGCTCAGCGGGTCTTTCTGCGCCCGGACGGATCGACGCCCCACGTCTACGACTTCGACCCGAACACCGGCGCCGCGATCGGCCCGAACACCGTGCAGGGGTACAGCCCCACGTCCTGTTGGTCGCGCGGTCAGGCGTGGGGGCTGTACGGGTTCACCACGATGTACCGCCGCACCGGGAACGCCGAGTTCCTGGCCACCGCCCGCCGACTCGCGGACTTCGCGATCGGGGCGCTCACCCCGGACCACGTCCCGGTGTGGGACTACCGCGCGCCGCAACAGCCGTACGACATCAAGGACGCGTCGGCCGGGGCGATCATGGCGTGCGGACTGCTCGACCTGTCCGCGGCCACCGGCAGGCCCGCCTACCGCGAGGTGGCGCTGCGGCTGCTCACCGCGCTCGCGGAGACGTGCCTGACGCGGAACTCGGCCCGTGCGGAAGCGGTGGTGGCCCGCTGCACGCGCAACCGGCCGGCCGAGGACGGGATCGAGATCTCCCTCCCGTACGCCGACTACTACCTGTTGGAAGGCATCCTGCGGGTGTTGCAGCCGCAGGACGTCGACCGCGCGATCGACCTCTCCAGGGTCTGAACCGGCGGGCCGGCGGTCACCCCGCGATGGAGTCCAGCTGTTCCGCCGCCGGGCGCAGGGCCCACAGGTCGCCGCCCGGCGGCTCCTCCAGCAGCGGAACGGCCCGCTGTGCCTGCCGGTCCCCGGCGTCGGCGGCCGCGTGCACGACGTCGGTCGCCGCGTACCGGTGGAACTCCATCTCGAGGTGCGGCCAGGCGGCCGCTCCCGTGGCCGCGGGCAGCAGATAGTCCACGGCCTTGAACAGGCTCTGCCCGTCAGGTCCTCGGTAGGCCCACAGGTTCACACCGACATGTCGGCCGATGTCCGCGAGCCGGGTGTAGGCGACCAGGTCGAACGTCGAGTAGTGCCAACTCCTGGTCCGGGTCAGCTCCTGCGGCTGGCTGCCGTCGGACGCGATCTGCGGCGCGATGCGCTTGCTCCGGGCGTCCAGGACCGTCCGGCGGGCCAGGTCCTCGTCGCCGGTCGCGTAGGCGAGGGCGGCGAGCTGCATGTCGTAGAAGGTGCCGTGGTTGTTGGTGGCCGCGGCCTCCTGCTTGCCGAAGTCACTGTTCCTGAGCCAGTCCCGGAAGGCGGTGTTCCACCGCGTCATGCCGGTGCGGTCCTTCGCGGTCCAGCCGGGGGCGCCCGTCTGAAGCAGGGCGAGTGCGTCGAGGACGCTGGTGTACGACTGCGAGAAGTCGATGATGCCGATGGCGCGGCCGTCGTACTTGCACGGAATGAACTGGGCGTGGTCGAGGTTCGGGTTCATCCTCGTGGCCGGATCGAGGAACCAGGTCCGCAGCACCTGCCCGGCCTTCTCGGCGTACCGCTTGTCGCCGGTGTAGTACCAGGCGAGCGAGAGGTCGTAGCTGGAGTCGAAGGTCTTCTCGACGTCCTGGCGGTCGGTGCCGGAGTCGACCTCCGGGTTGCGCTCGCCGTCACGTTGCACATACGGGCAGCCCCACGGGTTGTCCGGGGTCGGCGCCTTGGTCGGCCACCAGTACGGCGCCTGGCTGAGGTAGTCGTGGACGTCGCCGCCTGGCGCGGGCCGGGGCTTGTCGACGACCGTCCAGGGGCCCTGGTTCAGCCATCTGTCGGCGCGCGTCCGCAACGCCCGTAGTGCCTGCCGGAGTTGGGGGTCACCGCGGTCGAGACGGATCTTCGTCTGGTGCAGACGCTGACCGTCCAGGACGGCGGTGTGGGGGATGCGAGGGGCCCGCTGTGCCTCGGCCGGAGCCGAGGCTGCGGGGACGGCGCCGGTGGTGAACGCGGCCAGGACCGCCAGCAGGACACCCAAGCGGGATCTTGCAGTCATGAGCCACTCCCTGACTGGTGTTCAAGAGTGTGAATAGCGTTCAGATCCGTGGTGGCGTGAGCATGCCACGGCGGTCGGTTCCATGGAAGGGGGCATGCCGCGGTTTGTCGGGCTCTTGACCGCCGTTCGGCTCTCCCTGATGCTGTGTTGCGACGTACGAGATGTGTGCCGTAATGAGCAACATCTGATTCCGGTCTCGACCAGCCGAGGAGTGGCCATGACGCACCAGGTCCGTGCTGTCGTCGCGCGGGGCAAGGGCGC is a window from the Streptomyces sp. NBC_00299 genome containing:
- a CDS encoding glycoside hydrolase family 88 protein produces the protein MSVSRRTVLATAVGAAATGASSTPATAADVNAGRAPAPTLRKLRAAADYAVEKLHTVAPTVTAFPVGTKFEKWTYSQNGDWVGGFWPGTLWMAWLYSKDDTFRTQALASAQKLAPRQYDTGTHDLGFLFYPSWVTAWRLTGDEAWRTGAVRAADSLIQRYNPRGRFIRAWGALNDQGNAGRVIIDTMMNLDLLAFASGRTGDDTYLDIAVEHAKTAQRVFLRPDGSTPHVYDFDPNTGAAIGPNTVQGYSPTSCWSRGQAWGLYGFTTMYRRTGNAEFLATARRLADFAIGALTPDHVPVWDYRAPQQPYDIKDASAGAIMACGLLDLSAATGRPAYREVALRLLTALAETCLTRNSARAEAVVARCTRNRPAEDGIEISLPYADYYLLEGILRVLQPQDVDRAIDLSRV
- a CDS encoding alginate lyase family protein, with translation MTARSRLGVLLAVLAAFTTGAVPAASAPAEAQRAPRIPHTAVLDGQRLHQTKIRLDRGDPQLRQALRALRTRADRWLNQGPWTVVDKPRPAPGGDVHDYLSQAPYWWPTKAPTPDNPWGCPYVQRDGERNPEVDSGTDRQDVEKTFDSSYDLSLAWYYTGDKRYAEKAGQVLRTWFLDPATRMNPNLDHAQFIPCKYDGRAIGIIDFSQSYTSVLDALALLQTGAPGWTAKDRTGMTRWNTAFRDWLRNSDFGKQEAAATNNHGTFYDMQLAALAYATGDEDLARRTVLDARSKRIAPQIASDGSQPQELTRTRSWHYSTFDLVAYTRLADIGRHVGVNLWAYRGPDGQSLFKAVDYLLPAATGAAAWPHLEMEFHRYAATDVVHAAADAGDRQAQRAVPLLEEPPGGDLWALRPAAEQLDSIAG